The nucleotide sequence CTGACTGCTGACTGGAAGTACGACTTCAACGTCATGCATTCGGACAACAACGCCGACTACACCTTCCAGAGCTTCCTGACCAGCCGCCTGGCGCAGAGCCTGAACGTTGTGTCCAACGGTGCCGGCGGCTTCTCCTGCGTCGACCCGTCCAACGGCTGCATCGCGGCCCCTGGGCTGAACACCAACACCATCGGCGGCAACCTGCCGGCGGACTGGAAGAACTGGGTGTTCGTGCCGGTCACCGGCAACACCAAGTACAAGGAAGACACGGTCAACTTCAACGTCAACGGCCCGCTGTTCGACATGCCGCATGGCACGGTCCGCGGCGCGTTCGGTGCGGAATACCGCAAGGCGAAGATCGACGACAGCCCGTCGCAGTACTCCATCGACGGCGACCTGTTCAACCTGACCTCCGCTGCGCCCACCCGCGGCAGCGACTCGGTCACCGAAGTCTACGGCGAGTTGGAATTCCCGCTGCTGTCCGGCGTGACCGCTGCCGAAGAACTGACCGTTAACCTGTCCGGCCGTTACACCGACTATGAGTCCTACGGTTCGGATGAGACCTACAAGATCGGTGGCCTGTGGACCCCGGTGAAGTGGCTGTCGTTCCGTGCGTCCTACGGCACCTCCTACCGCGCCCCGGCGCTGTACGAACAGTTCCTGGGTGGCACCACCGGCTTCCTGGGCAGCACCTCCGACCCCTGCAACGAGTACGGCGACCGTGACCCGTCGTCCATTCGCTACCAGAACTGCGCCGCAGAAGGCCTGCCGAACGACTACATCGCAACCCAGGGCGTGACCGTGATCACCCAGGGTGGCGCGGAAACCGGCCTGAAGGCGGAAACCTCCACCGCCAAGACCCTAGGCGTGGTGATCCAGCCGGAGTTCGGCAGCGGTTTCGGTGACCTGTCCTTCGCCGCCGACTACTTCGACATCAAGGTCGAGAACGGCGTGCAGGCTGCTGGCGGCGCCGGCATCCTGAATGCCTGCTACGGCAGCGCGACCGCCGACTTCCTCGCTGGCAACGGCCTGTGCCGCCTGGTCGACCGCAACCCGGTCAACAACGCACTGACCGTCACCAACGGCTTCATCAACGTCTCCACCGACAAGGTGCGCGGCGTGGACCTGACCCTGCGTTATGTCCGTGACATCGGCCCGGGTGAGTTCCGCACCACCACCCAGTACACCCACTACATCGAGCAGTCCAGCAAGATCTTCCAGGACGACCCGCTGATCAACTACGCCGGCATGCTGGGAACCCCGGCCAACACGGCCACGTTCGACATGGCCTACAAGTGGAAGGAGTGGCAGGTCCGTTACGGCCTGGACTGGATCGACCAGATGGACAGCTACGCGTACTACGAGGAGCGCAACCCGGGCCTGTTCGACCCGGCAACCTCGCCGTACAAGATCTACACCCCGAACTACTTCCTGCAGTCGTTCTCGGTGCAGTACGAAGCGGACAAGTGGTCGGCCACCGTTGGCGTTCGCAACCTGGCGGACAAGGAACCGCCGACCATTTCCCAGGGTGTGTACAGCACCGTCGGCAATGCGTTGCTGTACAGCGGCTTCGACTACTGGGGCCGCCAGTAC is from Stenotrophomonas bentonitica and encodes:
- a CDS encoding TonB-dependent receptor plug domain-containing protein, with the translated sequence MMNRKSLSRNPLSFALATAMVFAAAPAFAQDTTETRAKTQEELAAEKAKATTNFDTVTVTGSRIGRDTFNSVSPVQVVTRQESVLAGFNSTTDVLQSTAVTTGSSQINNAYGGYVTDGGPGANTLGLRGLGPTRTLILLNGRRVAPAGSRGAVGSADLNVLPNAIVDRIEILKDGASSIYGSDAVAGVINIVTKTKVDGVSFEGQHNATDGGGGDQRRYSIMFGTTGERSHFSGSYEYYTRNDLSLRDRDWTRCATDKYRDIDVGDYWGSGDFIDPLTGKSKCYTLDAGGVTINTIGTNTRTGVAAPGTAGTRFNRWRPNAAVTTGLVGYEGVSTLSRDTFEDAMLNQSLISPAKTHTLFLQGGFDLGAMGDAELYYEFLGNKRKSTQTGYRQLSLDYAVGSPLIPANLRDSVAGPATNLTNGAPMGVRAFIGFGNDQNKQNVDYYRFNAGLRGNLTADWKYDFNVMHSDNNADYTFQSFLTSRLAQSLNVVSNGAGGFSCVDPSNGCIAAPGLNTNTIGGNLPADWKNWVFVPVTGNTKYKEDTVNFNVNGPLFDMPHGTVRGAFGAEYRKAKIDDSPSQYSIDGDLFNLTSAAPTRGSDSVTEVYGELEFPLLSGVTAAEELTVNLSGRYTDYESYGSDETYKIGGLWTPVKWLSFRASYGTSYRAPALYEQFLGGTTGFLGSTSDPCNEYGDRDPSSIRYQNCAAEGLPNDYIATQGVTVITQGGAETGLKAETSTAKTLGVVIQPEFGSGFGDLSFAADYFDIKVENGVQAAGGAGILNACYGSATADFLAGNGLCRLVDRNPVNNALTVTNGFINVSTDKVRGVDLTLRYVRDIGPGEFRTTTQYTHYIEQSSKIFQDDPLINYAGMLGTPANTATFDMAYKWKEWQVRYGLDWIDQMDSYAYYEERNPGLFDPATSPYKIYTPNYFLQSFSVQYEADKWSATVGVRNLADKEPPTISQGVYSTVGNALLYSGFDYWGRQYFANVTYSF